Proteins encoded within one genomic window of Prosthecobacter fusiformis:
- the nusA gene encoding transcription termination factor NusA — MISELKALFDYYEKEKGIDRAKMVEALSQALLAASKKSIGPARELRIDIDPEKGTIKAWAKLLAVETVTNPWEELPLAKARMIKKEAMLGDEIDLEVTPKNMGRIAAQTAKQTMLQRLRMAEKENLYDEFKDRTGDVVNGTIRRFDKSDVVVDLGKFEGTMPSKERVSTEDYTPGDRMRFYVKAVEREGARGPEIVLSRAHVNFVRRLFEFEVSEIGDRTVEIASIAREAGYRTKVAVHSADEKVDPVGACVGLRGARVKNIVRELNNEKVDIIRWKSDPAEFVREALKPIKVLSIQVAPDHKAARLTVSEEDLSKAIGRRGQNARLTSRLVGMELSIERDEHAAEVFEGQLDTAAHELERALGINLDTARKLANGGLGDLQELRRVDMEDISEVLGGDDQLAQQVYTLIAAYTPKA; from the coding sequence ATGATCAGCGAACTAAAAGCACTATTCGATTACTACGAGAAAGAGAAGGGCATTGACCGTGCAAAGATGGTCGAGGCGCTTTCTCAAGCACTTCTCGCGGCCTCGAAGAAGAGCATCGGTCCTGCCCGCGAGCTGCGCATTGATATTGATCCTGAGAAAGGAACGATCAAGGCGTGGGCCAAGTTGCTGGCCGTTGAGACAGTTACCAATCCATGGGAAGAGCTTCCGCTGGCCAAAGCCCGGATGATCAAAAAGGAAGCCATGCTCGGTGATGAGATCGACCTTGAGGTCACTCCGAAAAACATGGGCCGCATCGCCGCCCAGACCGCCAAGCAGACCATGCTCCAGCGTCTGCGCATGGCAGAGAAGGAAAATCTTTACGATGAGTTTAAGGACCGTACGGGCGATGTCGTCAACGGCACCATCCGTCGTTTCGATAAGTCCGACGTTGTGGTGGACCTCGGCAAATTCGAAGGCACCATGCCTTCCAAAGAACGCGTCTCCACGGAGGACTACACTCCCGGTGATCGCATGCGCTTTTACGTCAAGGCCGTGGAGCGTGAAGGTGCCCGTGGCCCTGAGATCGTCCTCAGCCGTGCCCACGTGAACTTCGTCCGTCGTCTGTTCGAATTCGAAGTCAGCGAAATCGGTGACCGCACGGTGGAAATTGCCAGCATCGCTCGTGAAGCTGGTTATCGCACCAAAGTCGCCGTCCATAGCGCCGATGAAAAAGTGGACCCTGTCGGCGCTTGCGTCGGCCTCCGGGGTGCCCGCGTGAAGAACATCGTTCGTGAGCTGAACAATGAGAAGGTGGACATCATCCGCTGGAAGTCAGACCCTGCCGAATTTGTGCGCGAGGCCTTGAAGCCCATCAAAGTCCTTTCCATCCAGGTCGCTCCTGACCACAAGGCCGCCCGCCTGACCGTCAGTGAAGAAGATCTTTCCAAGGCCATCGGTCGCCGTGGCCAGAATGCCCGCCTCACCTCCCGCCTCGTCGGCATGGAGCTCAGCATTGAGCGCGATGAGCACGCCGCCGAAGTCTTCGAAGGCCAGCTCGATACCGCCGCCCATGAACTGGAGCGCGCCCTCGGCATCAATCTCGATACCGCCCGCAAACTGGCCAATGGTGGTCTGGGCGACCTTCAGGAACTTCGCCGCGTGGATATGGAGGACATTTCTGAAGTCCTCGGGGGTGATGACCAGCTTGCCCAGCAGGTCTATACTCTCATTGCAGCTTACACTCCTAAAGCGTAG
- a CDS encoding glutamate-5-semialdehyde dehydrogenase, whose amino-acid sequence MTDSEIQAAIHEMGSRARAASRELVKLSTGQKNSILLAMADEIQAREESILAENAKDLARAEENGLSKAMLDRLTLDSKRLTAIAQAVRDVAALPDPVGEVLTEWTQPNGLHITKKRVPIGVIGIIFESRPNVTTDAASLCFKTGNATLLRGGSEAIHSNVALAAALQAGGERAGLPADSVQLIPFTDRASVEHMARMDQHLDLIIPRGGKGLIEKVVATARMPVIKHYDGVCHVYVAADADQEMAADIIVNAKTQKPGVCNALETILVHRDIAASFYPLIGQRLAAAKVEVHADTEAQSLLGVTSIPATEQDWSTEWLDLILSAKTVSGLDEAITHINRYGSHHTDSIITRDRAAAERFQHEVDSAVVLHNASTRFNDGGEFGFGAEIGISTDKLHARGPMGLAELCSYKYLVDGSGQIRK is encoded by the coding sequence ATGACCGATTCTGAAATCCAAGCCGCCATTCACGAGATGGGCAGCCGCGCCCGTGCCGCCTCCCGCGAACTGGTGAAACTCAGCACCGGGCAGAAAAATAGCATCCTCCTGGCCATGGCGGATGAGATCCAGGCCCGCGAAGAATCCATCCTGGCGGAGAACGCCAAGGACCTGGCACGTGCTGAAGAAAACGGCCTTTCCAAAGCCATGCTGGACCGTCTGACGCTGGACTCGAAGCGCCTGACCGCCATCGCCCAGGCTGTGAGGGACGTCGCCGCCCTGCCTGATCCGGTGGGCGAAGTGCTCACGGAATGGACGCAGCCTAACGGATTGCACATCACTAAAAAGCGCGTCCCCATCGGCGTTATTGGCATCATTTTCGAATCCCGGCCTAACGTCACCACGGATGCCGCCAGCCTCTGCTTCAAGACAGGCAACGCCACCCTGCTACGTGGCGGTAGCGAGGCCATTCATTCCAATGTCGCCCTAGCCGCCGCCCTTCAGGCCGGGGGCGAACGCGCGGGCCTGCCTGCGGACAGTGTGCAGCTCATCCCCTTCACCGACCGCGCCAGCGTGGAGCACATGGCACGGATGGACCAGCACCTGGACCTCATCATTCCCCGTGGTGGCAAAGGGCTGATTGAAAAAGTCGTCGCCACGGCACGCATGCCCGTCATCAAGCACTATGATGGCGTCTGCCATGTGTATGTGGCTGCGGATGCGGACCAGGAAATGGCGGCAGACATCATCGTCAATGCCAAGACGCAAAAACCCGGCGTCTGCAATGCCCTGGAGACCATCCTGGTTCATCGCGACATTGCGGCCAGCTTTTATCCCCTCATCGGCCAGCGCCTGGCTGCGGCCAAAGTGGAAGTGCACGCAGATACGGAAGCGCAAAGTTTGTTAGGCGTGACCAGCATTCCAGCCACCGAGCAGGACTGGAGCACCGAATGGCTGGACCTCATCCTTTCAGCCAAGACTGTCTCGGGTCTCGATGAAGCCATCACCCACATCAACCGCTACGGCAGCCATCACACGGACAGCATCATCACCCGCGACCGCGCCGCCGCTGAACGCTTCCAGCATGAAGTGGACAGTGCGGTTGTGCTTCACAATGCTAGCACCCGCTTCAATGACGGCGGGGAATTTGGCTTCGGTGCCGAGATCGGCATCAGCACGGACAAGCTTCATGCTCGCGGTCCCATGGGCCTGGCCGAACTGTGCAGCTACAAATATCTGGTGGATGGCAGCGGGCAGATCCGCAAATAG
- a CDS encoding ABC transporter ATP-binding protein: protein MVLLRVENLQVHFPIRSGWFGRRDVVKAVDGVSFQVEEGKTLGLVGESGSGKSTVSRALLKLIQPTQGSAYYRDREIFGLAESDFRPLRKEMQMIFQDPIGSLNPRMTIETILAEPLTIHFKEMTKRQRRDVSAALLHRVGLPEDSLQRYPHEFSGGQRQRIGIARALAVQPKFLICDEPVSALDVSVQASVLNLLKDLQDEFKLTYLFIAHDLAVVRHMSDDIIVMNRGEVVESGPADELCENPQHEYTRKLLASIPA, encoded by the coding sequence ATGGTCCTCCTTCGTGTCGAAAACCTGCAAGTTCATTTCCCGATCCGCTCGGGGTGGTTTGGTCGCCGAGACGTGGTGAAAGCTGTGGATGGAGTGAGTTTCCAGGTCGAAGAAGGCAAAACTCTGGGGCTGGTGGGGGAAAGCGGCAGTGGCAAGTCCACCGTTTCCCGTGCCCTGCTGAAGCTCATCCAGCCCACCCAGGGCAGCGCCTATTACCGGGATCGTGAAATTTTCGGCCTGGCGGAGTCTGATTTCCGCCCGCTGCGCAAGGAGATGCAGATGATTTTCCAGGACCCCATCGGCTCCCTGAATCCACGCATGACCATCGAGACGATCCTCGCGGAGCCTTTGACGATCCATTTTAAGGAGATGACCAAGAGGCAACGCCGGGATGTCTCCGCAGCTCTGCTCCATCGGGTGGGTCTGCCGGAAGATTCTTTGCAGCGTTACCCCCATGAATTCAGCGGTGGGCAGCGCCAGCGCATCGGCATCGCCCGCGCCCTGGCCGTGCAGCCGAAATTCCTCATTTGCGATGAACCGGTGAGCGCGCTGGACGTGAGCGTGCAGGCGAGCGTGCTGAATCTGCTAAAGGACCTGCAGGACGAATTTAAGCTGACTTACCTTTTCATCGCCCATGACTTGGCCGTGGTGCGGCACATGAGCGATGACATCATCGTCATGAACCGGGGCGAAGTCGTCGAAAGCGGCCCTGCGGATGAACTGTGCGAGAACCCGCAGCATGAATACACGCGTAAGCTCCTGGCCTCCATCCCTGCCTGA
- a CDS encoding FtsW/RodA/SpoVE family cell cycle protein, whose protein sequence is MTPLFKKFLGINWILILTMLGLLAFGVYAIYNASYFRDDSGVLKLHLKWKDQMKWIGLGLPFLLGAALIDYKWVRWACVPMYMAGLGGLVYLQLYGVEVKGNLAWVTIAGVNVQPSQFAIMAGIVMLAVVFGELPRMWPVFRRPWLRLIVAGIVAGIPAAMVIKEDLGSGLVWGPVFLSMMLVGSIPFRYMITLILGALCIIPIVYFFVLKPYQQARIDTTWYMITNQMDKVDTRGDGWVPTFVQIAVASAGFEGKGPMSEKVPDHGTIHRQFFPSTEAHSDFIFGVICEEFGFRGAVLLLTGIALLLIQGIFMAFYSRDQVGRLLVVGVVAMFFAHTFQNAGMNLGMLPVIGLPLPFISYGGTFMIVTLFLMGMMQSVWVHRNISPVKRKTMGGRDFRDDDDD, encoded by the coding sequence ATGACCCCTCTTTTCAAAAAATTCCTCGGCATCAACTGGATCCTCATCCTGACGATGCTCGGCCTACTGGCCTTCGGTGTATATGCCATTTACAATGCCTCCTACTTCCGGGATGACTCCGGTGTACTCAAGCTGCACCTGAAATGGAAAGACCAGATGAAGTGGATCGGCCTCGGTTTGCCCTTCCTGCTTGGGGCGGCGTTGATCGACTACAAATGGGTCCGCTGGGCCTGTGTGCCAATGTATATGGCAGGTCTGGGCGGTCTCGTTTACCTGCAACTTTACGGAGTGGAGGTGAAAGGAAACCTCGCCTGGGTGACCATTGCCGGGGTGAATGTGCAGCCGTCCCAGTTTGCCATCATGGCCGGAATTGTGATGCTGGCGGTGGTCTTTGGAGAGCTGCCGCGAATGTGGCCGGTGTTTAGACGTCCGTGGTTGCGGCTGATTGTGGCAGGCATCGTGGCCGGCATTCCTGCGGCCATGGTGATCAAGGAAGACTTAGGCTCCGGCCTGGTCTGGGGACCGGTTTTCCTTTCTATGATGCTGGTGGGCAGCATCCCTTTCCGCTACATGATCACTCTCATCCTGGGGGCCTTGTGCATCATCCCCATCGTCTATTTCTTCGTGCTGAAGCCATACCAGCAGGCACGTATCGATACGACCTGGTACATGATCACCAACCAGATGGACAAAGTGGACACCCGAGGAGACGGCTGGGTGCCAACGTTTGTGCAGATCGCGGTGGCATCGGCTGGCTTTGAAGGCAAAGGCCCGATGTCTGAAAAAGTGCCCGACCATGGCACCATCCACCGGCAGTTCTTTCCTTCCACCGAAGCACACAGCGACTTCATCTTTGGGGTCATTTGCGAAGAATTCGGCTTCCGGGGCGCGGTGCTGCTGCTGACGGGAATCGCGCTGCTATTGATCCAGGGCATCTTCATGGCCTTTTACTCCAGAGACCAAGTGGGGCGGCTGCTAGTGGTGGGCGTGGTGGCCATGTTCTTTGCCCATACTTTCCAAAATGCGGGCATGAACCTGGGCATGCTGCCGGTGATCGGCCTTCCCCTGCCCTTCATCAGTTACGGGGGCACGTTCATGATCGTCACCCTTTTCCTCATGGGCATGATGCAGAGCGTGTGGGTGCACCGGAACATCTCCCCCGTGAAACGGAAGACCATGGGCGGACGTGATTTCCGGGATGATGACGATGATTGA
- a CDS encoding cob(I)yrinic acid a,c-diamide adenosyltransferase: protein MSIATRRGDQGETDLLFGQRLSKSHPRVHALGAVDELNAALGPLRIAALKAETREIVAKVQPLLISLMGELATPPGMEERYAATHKPFEPAHTAWLDEWVAKLEAGGALQFKGWALPGEAGVMTGAYADLARTACRRAERMVVDLTGTEQEVPNAEVVRFLNRLADVLWLLARWEERD, encoded by the coding sequence ATGTCCATCGCCACCCGCCGCGGCGACCAGGGGGAGACCGATCTCCTTTTTGGTCAGCGCCTTTCCAAATCCCATCCCCGTGTCCACGCCCTCGGTGCCGTGGATGAACTCAATGCCGCGCTGGGTCCTCTGCGCATCGCTGCCCTGAAGGCGGAAACCCGGGAAATCGTGGCCAAAGTGCAGCCGCTGCTCATCAGTCTGATGGGGGAACTGGCCACGCCTCCGGGCATGGAGGAACGTTATGCCGCGACTCACAAACCCTTTGAGCCTGCCCACACTGCGTGGCTGGACGAATGGGTGGCCAAGCTGGAAGCGGGCGGTGCGCTGCAATTCAAAGGCTGGGCGCTCCCAGGGGAAGCTGGGGTGATGACCGGTGCCTATGCCGACCTGGCCCGCACGGCCTGCCGCCGAGCGGAAAGAATGGTGGTGGACCTCACCGGCACCGAACAAGAAGTGCCGAATGCCGAAGTCGTGCGTTTTTTAAACCGCCTGGCCGATGTACTCTGGCTGTTGGCACGCTGGGAAGAGCGGGACTGA
- a CDS encoding PQQ-binding-like beta-propeller repeat protein, with product MRFFLPLLAITSYAAAEDWPEFRGPSRQGQSATAGLPTEWSPAVNKNILWKAPVPGIGWSSPVVVGDLIYLTSAVAVGGEEKPVVDRSLRVLCLKAADGSLVWEAEIFLQPKDAPQVHKKNSHASPTPVYEDGKLYVHFGHQGSACLNAVDGSVLWKTQDFSYQPVHGNGGSPVIEGGLFIFNADADVDPVVIALDKNTGKQVWKFARISEAKNKFSFSTPLVIEVNGRRQLITAGSGVVNSLDPLTGKEIWKARYDQGFSVVPRPLYAHGMVYVTTGYGKPVALAIRADGEGDVTDTHIAWKIEKFVPHNPSMVIVGDELYFVADNGVLTCADAKTGAVHFQERCTGPISASILHANGLLYLQDEKGLGVVVKPGKTLQIVAQNDMAERSLASYAVIEDDFLIRTEGHLWRVGK from the coding sequence ATGCGCTTCTTTCTCCCTCTCCTCGCCATCACGTCCTACGCCGCTGCTGAAGACTGGCCGGAATTTCGCGGCCCCTCCCGGCAGGGTCAGTCTGCCACGGCGGGTCTGCCGACGGAATGGAGCCCAGCGGTGAATAAAAATATCCTGTGGAAAGCACCCGTGCCGGGCATCGGCTGGTCATCGCCCGTAGTCGTGGGGGACCTCATTTACCTCACCTCCGCCGTCGCTGTGGGGGGAGAGGAAAAACCGGTGGTGGATCGCAGCCTGCGGGTGCTATGCCTGAAGGCCGCTGATGGCAGCCTGGTGTGGGAAGCGGAGATCTTTTTACAGCCCAAGGATGCGCCTCAGGTGCATAAAAAGAACAGCCATGCCAGCCCCACGCCGGTCTATGAAGATGGGAAACTGTATGTCCACTTTGGCCATCAGGGCAGCGCCTGCCTGAATGCGGTGGATGGCAGTGTGCTGTGGAAGACGCAGGATTTCAGCTACCAGCCCGTGCACGGCAATGGCGGCAGCCCTGTCATTGAAGGCGGTCTTTTCATTTTCAATGCCGATGCGGACGTGGACCCGGTGGTCATCGCGCTGGACAAAAACACTGGCAAGCAGGTGTGGAAGTTTGCGCGGATCAGCGAGGCGAAGAACAAATTTTCCTTCAGCACGCCGCTGGTGATCGAGGTGAATGGCCGCAGACAGCTCATCACGGCGGGCAGCGGGGTGGTGAATTCTCTGGATCCGCTGACCGGCAAGGAAATCTGGAAAGCGCGTTATGACCAAGGCTTTTCCGTGGTGCCACGTCCGCTCTATGCGCATGGCATGGTCTATGTCACCACTGGTTATGGTAAACCAGTCGCTCTGGCCATCCGGGCAGATGGGGAAGGGGACGTGACGGATACCCACATCGCCTGGAAGATCGAAAAATTTGTCCCGCACAATCCCAGCATGGTCATCGTGGGGGATGAGCTCTATTTCGTCGCGGACAATGGCGTGCTCACCTGTGCCGATGCCAAGACGGGCGCGGTGCATTTTCAGGAACGCTGCACTGGTCCCATCAGCGCCTCCATCCTGCATGCCAACGGTCTCCTTTATCTCCAGGATGAAAAGGGCCTAGGCGTCGTGGTGAAGCCTGGGAAGACACTCCAAATCGTGGCGCAGAACGACATGGCCGAGCGATCCCTGGCCTCCTATGCGGTGATTGAGGATGATTTCCTTATCCGCACTGAAGGCCACCTGTGGCGGGTGGGGAAATGA
- the miaB gene encoding tRNA (N6-isopentenyl adenosine(37)-C2)-methylthiotransferase MiaB, giving the protein MPRVHIKTYGCQMNERDTEQVSQMFVERGYTMTATDEDADVVLINTCSVRDQAEQKAIGKMGMVRRRRVPLVTGFMGCMAQSRGSELVEKTKVDLVVGTQKYHRVVEYVDEIIRAKEARMMDEERFSIVDIEEEKASQNAIRDHTLKEKQGAAFVSIMQGCNMKCTFCIVPYTRGSERGRPIADIVEEVRRLADKGVKEITLLGQIVNLYGRHEFPAVDGKSPFVQLLEAVHEVPGIQRIRFTSPHPIGYKKDLIEAFTYLPKLAEHVHLPVQSGSDEILKRMHRPYTAAKFTDLVERIRAARPGIAVTTDVIVGFPGETDEHYLETRELFDRLKFENAFVFRYSKRRGTPAAEMDEAIQLSEQVKEARNQDLLALVNKHAWTKYEELLGQEVEILCEGTSKTNESRLMGRTRTNKIVIFEGNPERHIGELINIRISHYENFTLYGDVVTRDE; this is encoded by the coding sequence ATGCCACGAGTTCACATCAAGACCTACGGCTGCCAGATGAACGAACGCGATACGGAACAGGTGTCGCAAATGTTCGTCGAGCGCGGCTACACCATGACCGCCACCGATGAAGACGCGGATGTGGTGCTGATCAATACCTGCTCCGTGCGGGATCAGGCGGAGCAAAAAGCCATCGGCAAAATGGGCATGGTCAGGCGCCGCCGTGTGCCCTTGGTCACTGGCTTTATGGGCTGCATGGCGCAGAGCCGCGGCAGTGAACTGGTGGAAAAAACCAAGGTGGACCTGGTGGTGGGCACGCAGAAATATCATCGCGTAGTGGAGTATGTGGATGAGATCATCCGCGCCAAAGAAGCCCGCATGATGGATGAGGAGCGCTTTTCCATCGTGGACATCGAGGAGGAAAAAGCCAGCCAGAACGCCATCCGTGACCACACGCTGAAGGAGAAGCAGGGGGCGGCCTTTGTCAGCATCATGCAGGGCTGCAACATGAAGTGCACCTTTTGCATCGTCCCCTATACCCGGGGAAGCGAGCGCGGGCGACCCATCGCCGACATTGTGGAGGAGGTGCGCCGTCTGGCAGACAAGGGGGTGAAAGAGATCACTTTGTTAGGCCAGATCGTCAATCTTTACGGCCGTCATGAATTCCCCGCGGTGGATGGCAAGAGCCCTTTTGTGCAGCTCTTGGAAGCGGTGCATGAGGTGCCTGGCATCCAGCGCATCCGCTTCACCAGCCCACATCCCATCGGCTATAAAAAGGATCTGATCGAGGCCTTCACGTATCTGCCCAAGCTGGCGGAGCATGTACATCTGCCCGTGCAAAGTGGCAGCGACGAGATCCTCAAAAGGATGCATCGCCCTTACACCGCAGCGAAGTTTACCGACCTCGTGGAACGCATCCGCGCAGCGCGGCCAGGCATCGCCGTGACCACCGATGTCATCGTCGGTTTCCCCGGTGAGACGGACGAGCATTATCTGGAGACCCGGGAACTGTTCGACCGCCTGAAGTTTGAAAACGCCTTTGTCTTCCGTTACTCCAAGCGACGTGGCACCCCGGCTGCGGAGATGGATGAAGCCATCCAGCTCAGCGAGCAGGTGAAGGAAGCCCGCAACCAGGACCTCCTGGCGCTGGTGAACAAACATGCGTGGACCAAGTATGAAGAGCTCCTCGGACAGGAGGTGGAGATCCTCTGCGAAGGCACCAGCAAGACCAATGAAAGCCGGCTCATGGGCCGCACGCGCACCAACAAGATCGTCATCTTTGAAGGCAACCCCGAGCGCCACATCGGCGAACTCATCAACATCCGCATCAGCCACTATGAGAACTTCACGCTTTATGGCGATGTGGTGACCCGCGATGAATAG